The following proteins come from a genomic window of Corallococcus sp. NCRR:
- a CDS encoding tetratricopeptide repeat protein codes for MNAGRKFALTGLVLWLSACASGPQTRKDSKLTGPEAGPATAVSTSPKPGEAKSGDAKPQAKEPAPVAKSLAGPEKDFTRAVEIARRGELTIAETALKALLEKSPKLGPAWTNLGIVQERQGRFPDAERSYRQALALEPDQEAAWDCLVRLSARTGRAASLEAELREALTKQDSVARRTALALNLLLQKKHPAAVAEARRALQVSEQHVPAMQVLAQVYAREGKYELASMVLGNALAIDAQDAATLNALGLVHLGLKERPQALERFRQAIALRPDFAEARNNLGTLLNEGEDYARARVELEAAVKAAPDFAAAHLNLGNAWRGEGDFPRALAEYERVLQLQPDAKDVYFNLGLLHLDLEPAGMDALERLQKAASFLEQYKSRGGTDERTAQYLKDAQKGIDRETRRRERERKEGLKKAAEAAKAPEANPTPASPPGPPAARPGASGKVSKDVR; via the coding sequence ATGAACGCGGGCCGCAAGTTCGCGCTCACCGGGCTCGTGCTCTGGCTGTCCGCCTGCGCCTCCGGGCCACAGACGCGCAAGGACTCGAAGCTCACCGGGCCGGAAGCCGGCCCCGCCACCGCCGTGAGCACGTCTCCGAAACCGGGCGAAGCGAAGTCTGGCGACGCGAAGCCCCAGGCGAAGGAACCGGCACCGGTCGCGAAGTCGCTCGCGGGACCGGAGAAGGACTTCACCCGCGCGGTGGAGATTGCCCGGCGCGGCGAGCTGACCATCGCGGAGACCGCGCTCAAGGCCCTGCTGGAGAAGTCCCCGAAGCTGGGCCCGGCGTGGACGAACCTGGGCATCGTGCAGGAGCGGCAGGGCCGCTTCCCGGACGCGGAGCGCTCCTACCGTCAGGCCCTGGCGTTGGAGCCAGACCAGGAGGCCGCGTGGGACTGCCTAGTGCGGTTGTCCGCGCGCACGGGCCGCGCGGCGTCGCTGGAGGCGGAGCTGCGCGAGGCGCTGACGAAGCAGGACTCGGTGGCCCGGCGCACGGCGCTGGCGCTGAACCTCCTCTTGCAGAAGAAGCACCCCGCCGCCGTCGCGGAGGCCCGCCGCGCGCTCCAGGTCAGCGAGCAGCACGTGCCCGCCATGCAGGTGCTCGCGCAGGTGTACGCCCGCGAGGGCAAGTACGAGCTGGCGTCCATGGTGCTGGGCAACGCGCTCGCCATCGACGCACAGGACGCGGCCACCCTCAACGCCCTGGGCCTGGTGCACCTGGGCCTCAAGGAGCGCCCCCAGGCGCTGGAGCGCTTCCGCCAGGCCATCGCGCTCCGGCCGGACTTCGCCGAGGCGCGCAACAACCTGGGCACCCTGCTCAACGAGGGCGAGGACTACGCCCGCGCCCGCGTGGAGCTGGAGGCCGCCGTGAAGGCCGCGCCGGACTTCGCCGCCGCCCACCTCAACCTGGGCAACGCCTGGCGCGGCGAAGGGGACTTCCCCCGCGCGCTGGCCGAGTACGAGCGCGTGCTCCAGCTCCAGCCCGACGCGAAGGACGTGTACTTCAACCTGGGCCTGCTGCACCTGGACCTGGAACCCGCCGGCATGGACGCCCTGGAGCGCCTCCAGAAGGCCGCGTCCTTCCTGGAGCAGTACAAGTCCAGGGGCGGCACCGACGAGCGCACCGCGCAGTACCTCAAGGACGCACAGAAGGGCATCGACCGGGAGACCCGCCGCCGTGAACGCGAGCGCAAGGAGGGCCTCAAGAAGGCCGCCGAAGCCGCCAAGGCCCCCGAGGCAAACCCGACCCCCGCCTCGCCCCCCGGGCCCCCTGCCGCGCGGCCGGGCGCCTCGGGTAAGGTGTCCAAAGACGTCCGGTAG
- a CDS encoding tetratricopeptide repeat protein: MRRPALALLIALAPLAAHAAKPRASKKPPTTSAPAAPAKAQPAPAAAPAPNTSRYLDGLGHTPEQEKLLRDVSRALEAYEAESRDFHREVKQLIERRYQQKRSALNNAYEKTLTALESQERTQRLDAIARAEDFLRRYPDEPRATPDVMFRLAELYYERSADEHQLARKDYAERVRTLSDEAMADLPPEPDVDFSPSIGVYRTLLARFPDYKLNDGSLYLLAYCLNEQHKDEESLATYQQLTTRYPKSRFATDAWTRIGEYWFEDESDPEALRKAAEAYTAATRDTEHRFYDKARYKLAWTYYRMDWFEESVDSFLLLLDHYQSHQQSGSKADEGDLRSEALQYIALSLADESWGGVAKARDLFAKRGGRPYEAEVYRRLGNVYFDQLRNPEAIAAYQQVLATDPLTTDAPRLQQRIVQAYERDRRMDLYALESEKLANDYLPGGAWYEKNKDDPNALSHAQTLAEQSLYSAAAYQHQQAQAFQKEGKDAEAKSTYASAARAYGTYLERFPRSKTAYAMRFFHAESLFNSDAYGPAAKEYEAVRDSNQDNTYREVSAHNAVLAWKAQLDEDVKAGRVPERKPLRASERPKDSAHAPVALAQTEAALVKASDAYVALLPKEEAAPGIAYQAAELFYTHDDFAHARPRFERVVQAYPRNPVAGYATNLIIESFLIDQDWKSVEEVSARLASNAQVVDPSSEQYRELMKFKLAGRFNLADQLAAQKRYDEAAKKYLQLVEEAPRHEFADKALNNAAVAYEELRRFDSAMKLYERIYRDYPKSPWAHTALFRVALNAQKSYDFDKAVTSYQKLVKDYPKAEEREAALFNAASLLEGQQRYAEAAAAFQRSVELYPHGKSAPENQYRAARILEKSGDTKGEIQALEAFVRKFASKPDQVELVVDAKRRLGDAWKKRGNTKEAQRAYTAAADEFDRRKLKHDTQPRAAEAAAYSRFQLAELEIQRFDALKLSGSGKALEKSLTRKTEALKAVDAAYVKVIPYKQLEWTLASFYRLGYIRERFAATLLDAPVPPEVKRMGDEAVLTYQDILTQRTVALEDAAVEKYAATLKEARNYRISSEWTRRTLESLNRFRPKEYPVLKEARGALASETVYPDGLLGTLAAPPAPARADPDKATRLTEGGTP; the protein is encoded by the coding sequence ATGCGCCGCCCTGCCCTCGCCCTCCTCATCGCCCTGGCGCCGCTGGCCGCTCACGCCGCGAAGCCCAGGGCCTCGAAGAAGCCCCCCACGACCTCCGCGCCCGCGGCCCCCGCGAAGGCCCAGCCCGCGCCCGCCGCCGCGCCCGCGCCCAACACCTCGCGCTACCTGGACGGCCTGGGCCACACGCCCGAACAGGAAAAGCTGCTGCGCGACGTGAGCCGCGCGCTGGAGGCGTACGAGGCGGAGTCGCGCGACTTCCACCGCGAGGTGAAGCAGCTCATCGAGCGGCGCTACCAGCAGAAGCGCTCAGCGCTCAACAACGCCTACGAGAAGACACTCACCGCGCTGGAGTCCCAGGAGCGCACGCAGCGGCTGGACGCCATCGCCCGGGCCGAGGACTTCCTGCGCCGCTACCCGGACGAGCCTCGCGCCACGCCGGACGTCATGTTCCGCCTGGCGGAGCTGTACTACGAGCGCTCCGCGGACGAGCACCAGCTGGCGCGCAAGGACTACGCGGAGCGCGTGCGCACGCTGTCCGACGAGGCGATGGCGGACCTGCCGCCGGAGCCGGACGTGGACTTCTCGCCGTCCATCGGCGTGTACCGCACGCTCCTCGCGCGCTTCCCGGACTACAAGCTCAACGACGGCTCCCTGTACCTGCTGGCGTACTGCCTCAACGAGCAGCACAAGGACGAGGAGAGCCTCGCCACCTACCAGCAGCTCACCACGCGCTACCCGAAGAGCCGCTTCGCCACCGACGCGTGGACGCGCATCGGCGAGTACTGGTTCGAGGACGAGTCCGACCCGGAGGCGCTGCGCAAGGCCGCGGAGGCGTACACCGCCGCCACGCGCGACACGGAGCACCGGTTCTACGACAAGGCCCGCTACAAGCTGGCCTGGACGTACTACCGCATGGACTGGTTCGAGGAGTCCGTGGACAGCTTCCTGCTGCTCCTGGACCACTACCAGTCCCACCAGCAGTCCGGCAGCAAGGCGGATGAAGGCGACCTGCGCTCGGAGGCGCTCCAGTACATCGCGCTGTCACTCGCGGATGAGAGCTGGGGCGGCGTCGCGAAGGCCCGCGACCTCTTCGCGAAGCGCGGCGGCCGGCCCTACGAGGCCGAGGTGTACCGCCGGCTGGGCAACGTCTACTTCGACCAGCTCCGCAACCCGGAGGCCATCGCTGCGTATCAGCAGGTGCTGGCCACCGACCCGCTCACCACGGACGCGCCCCGCCTTCAGCAGCGCATCGTCCAGGCCTATGAGCGCGACCGGCGCATGGACCTGTACGCGCTCGAGTCGGAGAAGCTGGCCAACGACTACCTGCCCGGTGGCGCCTGGTACGAGAAGAACAAGGACGACCCGAACGCGCTGTCCCACGCGCAGACGCTCGCCGAGCAGAGCCTCTACTCCGCCGCCGCGTACCAGCACCAGCAGGCGCAAGCCTTCCAGAAGGAGGGCAAGGACGCGGAGGCGAAGAGCACCTACGCCTCCGCCGCGCGCGCCTACGGCACCTACCTGGAGCGCTTCCCGCGCAGCAAGACCGCGTACGCGATGCGCTTCTTCCACGCCGAGTCCCTCTTCAACTCGGACGCGTACGGCCCGGCGGCGAAGGAATACGAAGCCGTCCGCGACTCCAACCAGGACAACACCTACCGAGAGGTGTCCGCGCACAACGCGGTGCTCGCCTGGAAGGCGCAGCTGGACGAGGACGTGAAGGCGGGCCGCGTGCCGGAGCGCAAGCCGCTGCGCGCCAGCGAGCGCCCCAAGGACAGCGCGCACGCGCCCGTGGCCCTGGCGCAAACAGAGGCCGCGCTCGTGAAGGCGTCCGACGCGTACGTGGCGCTGCTGCCGAAGGAAGAGGCCGCGCCGGGCATCGCGTATCAGGCCGCGGAGCTGTTCTACACGCACGACGACTTCGCCCATGCCCGCCCCCGCTTCGAGCGCGTGGTGCAGGCCTACCCGCGCAACCCGGTGGCCGGCTACGCCACCAACCTCATCATCGAGTCCTTCCTCATCGACCAGGACTGGAAGAGCGTGGAGGAGGTCAGCGCGCGGCTCGCCAGCAACGCGCAGGTGGTGGACCCGTCCAGTGAGCAGTACCGCGAGCTGATGAAGTTCAAGCTCGCCGGCCGCTTCAACCTGGCGGACCAGTTGGCCGCGCAGAAGCGCTACGACGAGGCGGCGAAGAAGTACCTCCAGCTGGTGGAGGAGGCCCCCCGCCACGAGTTCGCGGACAAGGCGCTCAACAACGCGGCGGTGGCGTACGAGGAACTGCGCCGCTTCGACTCCGCGATGAAGCTCTACGAGCGCATCTACCGCGACTACCCGAAGTCGCCGTGGGCGCACACCGCGCTGTTCCGCGTGGCCCTCAACGCCCAGAAGTCCTACGACTTCGACAAGGCCGTCACCAGCTACCAGAAGCTGGTGAAGGACTACCCGAAGGCCGAGGAGCGCGAGGCCGCGCTCTTCAACGCGGCGTCGCTGCTCGAAGGACAGCAGCGCTACGCGGAGGCCGCGGCGGCCTTCCAGCGCTCCGTGGAGCTGTACCCCCACGGCAAGAGCGCGCCGGAGAACCAGTACCGCGCGGCCCGCATCCTGGAGAAGTCAGGCGACACGAAGGGCGAAATCCAGGCGCTGGAGGCCTTCGTCCGCAAGTTCGCCAGCAAGCCGGACCAGGTGGAGCTGGTGGTGGACGCGAAGCGCCGCCTGGGCGACGCGTGGAAGAAGCGCGGCAACACGAAGGAGGCCCAGCGCGCGTACACCGCCGCCGCGGACGAGTTCGACCGCCGCAAGCTGAAGCACGACACGCAGCCGCGCGCCGCGGAGGCCGCCGCCTACAGCCGCTTCCAGCTGGCCGAACTGGAGATCCAGCGATTCGACGCGCTGAAGCTCAGCGGCTCTGGCAAGGCGCTGGAGAAGAGCCTCACCCGGAAGACCGAAGCGTTGAAGGCCGTGGACGCCGCGTACGTGAAGGTCATCCCGTACAAGCAGCTGGAGTGGACGCTCGCGTCGTTCTATCGGCTCGGCTACATCCGGGAGCGCTTCGCGGCCACGCTGCTGGACGCGCCGGTGCCTCCCGAAGTGAAGCGCATGGGCGACGAGGCGGTGCTGACGTACCAGGACATCCTCACGCAGCGCACCGTGGCCCTGGAAGACGCCGCGGTGGAGAAGTACGCCGCCACGCTCAAGGAGGCGCGCAACTACCGCATCTCCAGCGAGTGGACGCGCCGCACGCTGGAGTCCCTCAACCGCTTCCGCCCCAAGGAGTACCCCGTCCTCAAGGAGGCCCGGGGCGCGCTCGCGTCGGAGACCGTGTATCCGGACGGCCTGCTGGGCACCCTCGCCGCGCCGCCCGCGCCCGCGCGCGCCGACCCGGACAAGGCGACCCGTCTCACCGAAGGGGGCACGCCATGA
- a CDS encoding dihydrolipoamide acetyltransferase translates to MRVTTATFRLLALLSAGLSGPVLAQGASPSPASPPPAAAASPAASTPQAPAAQAPAGDQTADEAFTSRVKTLEEQVVDLKEKIYRSKARLLLLQESVMGGELSTGARAVLVHKNEMGNAFQLESVVYALDGAPIFTQVDTQGDLNRHQALEVFNGRIVPGQHQLAVRLVYRGSGYGVFSYLEGYKFKVQSSYTFNAESGKVTTVNVVGVEKGGLTTDLKDRPAVRYDIEVAKDARANRPAGPSVGTEGAPGTPAAPATTSSEPK, encoded by the coding sequence GTGCGCGTCACAACCGCCACCTTTCGTCTCCTCGCGCTCCTGAGCGCTGGCCTGTCCGGGCCGGTGCTCGCGCAAGGTGCGTCTCCCTCCCCTGCTTCCCCGCCTCCAGCCGCCGCCGCGTCACCGGCCGCGAGCACGCCCCAGGCCCCCGCCGCGCAAGCACCCGCGGGTGACCAGACGGCGGACGAGGCCTTCACGTCGCGCGTGAAGACGCTGGAGGAGCAGGTCGTCGACCTGAAGGAGAAGATCTACCGCTCCAAGGCGCGCCTCTTGCTGCTCCAGGAGTCGGTGATGGGCGGCGAGCTGTCCACCGGCGCGCGCGCGGTGCTGGTGCACAAGAACGAGATGGGCAACGCGTTCCAGCTGGAGTCGGTGGTGTACGCGCTGGACGGCGCGCCCATCTTCACCCAGGTGGACACGCAGGGAGACCTGAACCGGCACCAGGCGCTGGAGGTCTTCAACGGCCGCATCGTGCCGGGCCAGCACCAGCTCGCGGTGCGCCTCGTGTACCGGGGCAGCGGCTACGGCGTGTTCAGCTACCTGGAAGGCTACAAGTTCAAGGTGCAATCCAGTTACACCTTCAACGCGGAGTCCGGAAAGGTCACCACGGTGAACGTGGTGGGCGTGGAGAAGGGCGGCCTCACCACGGACCTGAAGGACCGGCCCGCGGTGCGCTACGACATCGAGGTGGCCAAGGACGCGCGCGCGAACCGGCCCGCCGGCCCCAGCGTGGGGACGGAAGGCGCACCGGGGACGCCCGCCGCGCCGGCCACCACCTCCAGCGAGCCGAAGTAG
- a CDS encoding carboxypeptidase regulatory-like domain-containing protein: MRRPSPLTDILPRLVVLVLALACTGAAHAQAPESERASLRLRYGLSSRQGEQVDVGPGLTYSGLTPNDVALTLMGWAGEHLGGQVDLQREAFELRDASSRVTGGSLVRGSVGPRGRLSLGPVRLELGAGYGFAQLPLFGGFTYAPVLQRGVRHAALISGRVLVALPARLQLEARGEVPLTLSAHAADGLKASSSGYVVGAALSYPVVRRDGWTGRLLLDVQQAHDTMELEDSGLRSEQRMRRIGLGFEVALDGVGRASRPVGPRQAFVSMSVVDAETGAPLPGARVRVPSLKTPGTEEEQVADAQGQLRVLLPEGAQSTQASVDGYEDATAVATVNGDAPESAPVQLRLHKKAPKTGSLKLKVVQGKNSAPVPDVQVVSGTARLRTDKAGEVLLEGLEPGPVAIAMSAPGFRPTEEAAVVVAGQTSELVVVLSQDRKGELATLVGQVRSARSGQPLVATVSIPQAKVRTRTDKSGTFTARVRGGTYRITLSAPGHRTQTKMVTVREGEQAILNVDLFPRGR, translated from the coding sequence TTGCGCCGCCCGAGCCCCCTCACCGACATCCTCCCGCGCCTCGTCGTCCTCGTCCTGGCGCTCGCCTGTACCGGGGCCGCTCATGCGCAGGCCCCCGAGTCCGAGCGCGCCTCGCTGCGCCTTCGCTACGGGCTGTCCTCGCGCCAGGGTGAGCAGGTGGATGTAGGGCCGGGGCTCACCTACAGCGGGCTGACGCCGAACGACGTGGCGCTGACGTTGATGGGCTGGGCGGGGGAGCACCTGGGCGGCCAGGTGGATCTCCAGCGCGAGGCGTTCGAGCTGAGGGATGCCTCGTCGCGCGTGACGGGGGGCAGCCTGGTGCGCGGCTCGGTGGGGCCGCGCGGGCGCCTGTCGCTGGGGCCGGTGCGGCTGGAGCTGGGCGCGGGCTACGGCTTCGCGCAGCTGCCGCTGTTCGGCGGGTTCACCTACGCGCCGGTGCTGCAGCGGGGCGTGCGGCACGCGGCGTTGATTTCAGGCCGGGTGCTGGTGGCGCTGCCGGCGCGGCTTCAGTTGGAGGCGCGCGGCGAGGTGCCGCTGACGCTCTCCGCGCACGCGGCGGACGGGCTGAAGGCGTCGTCGTCCGGCTACGTGGTGGGCGCGGCGCTGTCGTATCCGGTGGTGCGCCGGGACGGCTGGACGGGGCGGCTGCTGCTGGACGTGCAGCAGGCGCACGACACGATGGAGCTGGAGGACAGCGGCCTGCGCTCCGAGCAGCGGATGCGCCGCATCGGCCTGGGCTTCGAGGTGGCGCTGGATGGCGTGGGCCGGGCGTCGCGACCCGTGGGCCCGCGCCAGGCCTTCGTCTCGATGAGCGTGGTGGACGCGGAGACGGGCGCGCCGCTTCCGGGCGCTCGCGTGCGCGTGCCCTCCTTGAAGACGCCGGGCACGGAGGAGGAGCAGGTCGCGGACGCGCAGGGGCAGCTGCGGGTGCTGCTCCCCGAGGGCGCGCAGTCCACGCAGGCGAGCGTGGATGGCTATGAGGACGCGACGGCGGTCGCCACCGTCAACGGCGATGCCCCGGAGAGCGCGCCGGTCCAGCTGCGGCTGCACAAGAAGGCGCCGAAGACGGGCTCGCTCAAGCTGAAGGTGGTGCAGGGCAAGAACAGCGCGCCGGTTCCGGACGTGCAGGTGGTTTCGGGCACCGCGCGGCTGCGCACGGACAAGGCCGGCGAGGTGCTGCTGGAGGGGCTGGAGCCGGGGCCCGTGGCCATCGCGATGTCCGCGCCGGGCTTCCGCCCCACGGAAGAGGCCGCGGTGGTGGTGGCGGGGCAGACGTCGGAGCTGGTGGTGGTGCTGTCGCAGGACCGCAAGGGTGAGCTGGCCACGCTGGTGGGCCAGGTGCGCAGCGCTCGCAGTGGCCAGCCGCTGGTGGCGACGGTGTCCATTCCCCAGGCGAAGGTGCGCACGCGCACGGACAAGAGCGGCACCTTCACCGCGCGCGTCCGCGGCGGCACGTACCGCATCACCCTGTCCGCGCCCGGGCACCGGACCCAGACGAAGATGGTCACCGTGCGCGAAGGCGAGCAGGCCATTCTCAACGTTGATTTGTTCCCGAGGGGCCGGTGA
- the mglA gene encoding gliding-motility regulator Ras-like GTPase MglA — protein sequence MSFINYSSREINCKIVYYGPGLCGKTTNLQYIYNKTAADTKGKLISLSTETDRTLFFDFLPLSLGEIRGFKTRFHLYTVPGQVFYDASRKLILKGVDGVVFVADSQIERMEANMESLENLRINLAEQGYDLNKIPYVVQYNKRDLPNAVTVEEMRKALNPRNIPEYQAVAPTGVGVFDTLKAVAKLVLTELRKGG from the coding sequence ATGTCCTTCATCAATTACTCATCCCGCGAAATCAACTGCAAGATTGTCTATTACGGGCCGGGACTCTGCGGGAAGACGACCAACCTTCAGTACATCTACAACAAGACCGCGGCGGACACGAAGGGCAAGCTCATCTCCCTCTCCACGGAGACGGACCGCACGCTCTTCTTCGACTTCCTCCCGCTGTCGCTCGGTGAGATCCGCGGCTTCAAGACGCGCTTCCACCTCTACACGGTGCCCGGCCAGGTGTTCTACGACGCCAGCCGCAAGCTCATCCTCAAGGGCGTGGACGGCGTGGTGTTCGTCGCCGACAGCCAGATTGAGCGCATGGAAGCCAACATGGAGTCGTTGGAGAACCTGCGCATCAACCTGGCGGAGCAGGGCTACGACCTGAACAAGATTCCGTACGTCGTGCAGTACAACAAGCGCGACCTGCCCAACGCGGTGACCGTGGAGGAGATGCGCAAGGCGCTCAACCCGCGGAACATCCCGGAGTACCAGGCCGTGGCGCCCACGGGCGTGGGCGTGTTCGACACGCTCAAGGCCGTGGCCAAGCTGGTCCTCACCGAGCTGCGCAAGGGCGGTTGA
- a CDS encoding tetratricopeptide repeat protein, producing the protein MTATLHALALALSLGAAPAPAPQAPKPGAPLPPMPASLSSRAASVEAVEAQLRTAEQSLRFVETQFTERPEPSSTDSQLKRFSEGEVYSLLGDWAAASVLFYDLVSDPAFKANPRYPEAVFYLADALYQQKNDIGARVYLRDVLDLPLTPQRYKEAVSRYLAVAGRLQQFDGIDTYVEKARQLSGGVLAPDIAYVHARGTFKRMDLTPEEHQQRSRALFAPLAQGPGAFRVQAVYHLGVLSVQSGDYPAAIAEFQRIVGTGPEAVVSTGLPEAEAQRFRELAFLSLGRLMYETGRYDEALDHYGQIPRESERFPESLLEVAWTYVRKQDFTQAKNATDILLLVAPDSQLAPEARILQGHLLQKLRQYDEALETYDGVANTFRPARDKVDALLRVNQDPVAYFDNLLARNERSLDVSTLLPPLALKYASTQKEVADAVRMVGDLDSGRQGAGEAKAIAERILEALDARGLEAFPELQEGYVRTEAVDTALTAVEQSLVQAEAELVEEKLTPAEREKLLVAQGAREAQRLRFAALPTTNKELEERRHRMQAKVDAVDREAFRVGYELQSLHANAAAIRKWVEDTRDERQADPAEEREFLVQLQAEIAALKDLQAELDRTRARLASERQSTDTSLEGEAAIRARYSAALQQEHGVLRAGEGRLSGEDTRVLLRMHAVRSRIDSLRGRVAIARVALRSRLENRVKSIRDKVRVEQALLQGYEQEVAAASGDARNLVGRIAYESFRRVRQQFYDLVLKADTGTVDVAFSRTQDNAANIQKVAKEKSDALRALDLEFKDVLSSEGGD; encoded by the coding sequence GTGACCGCGACGCTGCACGCCCTGGCCCTCGCGCTGTCCCTCGGGGCCGCGCCCGCTCCGGCGCCCCAGGCCCCAAAACCGGGGGCCCCGCTGCCGCCCATGCCCGCGTCGTTGAGTTCGCGCGCGGCCTCGGTGGAGGCGGTGGAGGCGCAGCTGCGCACCGCGGAGCAGTCACTGCGCTTCGTGGAGACGCAGTTCACGGAGCGCCCGGAGCCCAGCAGCACCGACTCGCAGCTCAAGCGCTTCTCCGAGGGCGAGGTGTACTCGCTCTTGGGGGACTGGGCCGCCGCGTCCGTCCTCTTCTACGACCTGGTGAGCGACCCGGCGTTCAAGGCGAACCCGCGCTACCCGGAGGCGGTCTTCTACCTGGCGGACGCGCTCTACCAGCAGAAGAACGACATCGGCGCGCGGGTGTACCTGCGCGACGTGCTGGACCTGCCCCTGACGCCGCAGCGCTACAAGGAGGCCGTGAGCCGCTACCTCGCGGTGGCGGGCCGGCTCCAGCAGTTCGACGGCATCGACACCTACGTGGAGAAGGCGCGGCAGCTGTCGGGCGGCGTGCTGGCGCCGGACATCGCCTACGTGCACGCGCGCGGCACCTTCAAGCGCATGGACTTGACGCCGGAGGAGCACCAGCAGCGCTCGCGCGCGCTGTTCGCCCCGCTGGCGCAGGGCCCCGGCGCCTTCCGCGTGCAGGCCGTCTACCACCTGGGCGTCCTGAGCGTGCAGAGCGGGGACTACCCGGCCGCCATCGCCGAGTTCCAGCGCATCGTGGGCACCGGGCCGGAGGCCGTGGTGTCCACCGGCCTTCCAGAGGCGGAGGCGCAGCGCTTCCGCGAGCTCGCGTTCCTGTCGTTGGGCCGGCTGATGTACGAGACGGGCCGCTACGACGAGGCGCTGGACCACTACGGCCAGATTCCGCGTGAGAGCGAGCGCTTCCCGGAGTCGCTGCTGGAGGTCGCGTGGACGTACGTGCGCAAGCAGGACTTCACGCAGGCGAAGAACGCCACGGACATCCTGCTGCTCGTCGCGCCGGACTCGCAGCTCGCCCCCGAGGCGCGCATCCTCCAGGGGCACCTGCTCCAGAAGCTGCGCCAGTACGACGAGGCGCTGGAGACGTATGACGGCGTGGCGAACACGTTCCGCCCCGCGCGCGACAAGGTGGACGCGCTCCTGCGCGTGAACCAGGACCCGGTCGCGTACTTCGACAACCTGCTCGCGCGCAACGAGCGCTCGCTGGACGTGAGCACGCTCCTGCCCCCGCTGGCGCTGAAGTACGCGTCCACGCAGAAGGAGGTCGCGGACGCGGTGCGCATGGTGGGCGACCTGGACAGCGGCCGTCAGGGCGCGGGCGAGGCGAAGGCCATCGCGGAGCGCATCCTGGAGGCGCTGGACGCGCGCGGGCTGGAGGCCTTCCCGGAGCTGCAGGAGGGCTACGTCCGCACAGAGGCCGTGGACACCGCGCTCACCGCCGTGGAGCAGTCCCTGGTGCAGGCGGAGGCGGAGCTGGTGGAGGAGAAGCTGACGCCCGCCGAGCGCGAGAAGCTGCTCGTGGCCCAGGGCGCTCGCGAGGCCCAGCGGCTGCGCTTCGCGGCGCTGCCCACCACCAACAAGGAGCTGGAGGAGCGCCGCCACCGCATGCAGGCCAAGGTGGACGCGGTGGACCGCGAGGCCTTCCGCGTGGGCTACGAGCTCCAGAGCCTGCACGCCAACGCCGCCGCCATCCGCAAGTGGGTGGAGGACACGCGCGACGAGCGGCAGGCGGACCCCGCCGAGGAGCGCGAGTTCCTGGTGCAGCTCCAGGCGGAGATCGCCGCGCTGAAGGACCTGCAGGCGGAGCTGGACCGCACGCGCGCCCGGCTCGCCAGCGAGCGCCAGTCCACGGACACGTCGCTGGAGGGCGAGGCCGCCATCCGCGCCCGCTACTCCGCCGCGCTCCAGCAGGAGCACGGCGTCCTGCGCGCCGGTGAAGGCCGGCTGTCCGGCGAGGACACCCGCGTGCTGTTGCGCATGCACGCGGTGCGCTCGCGCATCGACTCGCTGCGGGGCCGGGTCGCCATCGCGCGGGTGGCGCTGCGCTCGCGGCTGGAGAACCGCGTGAAGTCCATCCGCGACAAGGTGCGCGTGGAGCAGGCGCTGCTCCAGGGCTACGAGCAGGAGGTGGCCGCCGCCTCCGGTGACGCGCGCAACCTGGTGGGCCGCATCGCCTACGAGAGCTTCCGCCGCGTGCGGCAGCAGTTCTACGACCTGGTGCTCAAGGCCGACACCGGCACGGTGGACGTGGCCTTCAGCCGCACGCAGGACAACGCCGCGAACATCCAGAAGGTCGCCAAGGAGAAGTCGGACGCGCTGCGTGCGCTCGACCTGGAGTTCAAGGACGTCCTGTCGTCGGAAGGGGGGGACTGA
- the mglB gene encoding gliding-motility regulator GTPase-activating protein MglB — protein sequence MGTQLVMYEEEFTKINAVCDRLTKDANAKVVFLVDKNGQLISSAGQTQNIDTTSLASLTAGNVAAMGGLAKLIGENEFPNQFHEGAKDSLYMTIVGSRVVLVVIFDNRTSLGLVRLRIKKASDELTKIFESLVKKTDSPGAGSPFAEISDDDIDNLFSE from the coding sequence ATGGGCACGCAACTGGTGATGTACGAAGAGGAGTTCACCAAGATCAACGCCGTTTGCGACCGGCTCACCAAGGACGCGAACGCGAAGGTGGTCTTCCTCGTCGACAAGAACGGCCAGCTCATCTCCTCGGCGGGCCAGACGCAGAACATCGACACCACGTCGCTCGCGTCGCTGACGGCCGGCAACGTGGCCGCCATGGGCGGACTCGCGAAGCTCATCGGGGAGAACGAGTTCCCCAATCAGTTCCATGAAGGGGCGAAGGACAGCCTCTACATGACCATCGTCGGCAGCCGGGTGGTGCTGGTCGTCATCTTCGACAACCGCACGAGCCTGGGTCTGGTGCGCCTGCGCATCAAGAAGGCCAGCGACGAGCTGACGAAGATCTTCGAAAGCCTCGTGAAGAAGACCGACAGCCCCGGAGCCGGTTCGCCGTTCGCCGAGATCTCCGACGACGATATCGACAACCTCTTCAGCGAGTAA